In Gossypium raimondii isolate GPD5lz chromosome 12, ASM2569854v1, whole genome shotgun sequence, a single window of DNA contains:
- the LOC105763486 gene encoding probable xyloglucan endotransglucosylase/hydrolase protein 6 has translation MALKDDFLFIFSCMLAISLSSSILGRPATFLEDFGITWSDSHIKQIDGGRAIQLILDQNSGCGFASKRKYLFGHISMKIKLISGDSAGTVTAFYMNSDTNTIRDELDFEFLGNRTGQPYTVQTNIYTHGKGDREQRVNLWFDPAADFHTYTIMWNHHHIVFYVDEVPIRVYKNNEAINILYPKLQPMGVYSTLWEADDWATRGGLEKIDWSKAPFLAYYKDFDIEGCAVPGPTSCASNPRNWWEGTAYHALNAKEARRYRWVRLNHMIYDYCTDKSRYPVPPRECLAGI, from the exons ATGGCCTTAAAGgatgattttcttttcattttctcatGTATGCTTGCAATTTCCCTCTCATCATCAATCTTGGGACGACCGGCCACCTTTCTTGAAGATTTTGGAATCACTTGGTCTGATTCCCATATTAAGCAAATCGATGGAGGGAGGGCCATCCAACTTATTCTAGACCAAAATTCAG GCTGTGGATTTGCTTCCAAAAGGAAGTATTTGTTCGGACATATTAGCATGAAAATTAAGCTCATCTCCGGTGACTCTGCCGGAACAGTCACCGCTTTTTAT ATGAATTCTGATACAAATACTATAAGAGATGAGCTAGATTTCGAGTTCTTGGGAAATCGAACCGGGCAGCCTTATACTGTCCAGACCAATATCTACACTCATGGAAAGGGTGACAGGGAACAAAGAGTAAACCTTTGGTTTGATCCTGCTGCAGATTTCCATACTTACACAATTATGTGGAACCATCACCATATTGT GTTCTATGTTGACGAAGTGCCAATCCGAGTTTACAAGAACAATGAAGCTATAAATATCCTATATCCAAAGTTACAGCCTATGGGAGTGTATTCAACGCTTTGGGAAGCCGATGATTGGGCAACAAGGGGAGGCCTGGAGAAAATTGATTGGAGCAAAGCTCCTTTCTTAGCTTATTACAAGGACTTTGACATTGAAGGGTGTGCTGTTCCAGGACCAACAAGCTGTGCCTCAAACCCTAGGAACTGGTGGGAAGGCACTGCTTACCACGCCCTTAATGCCAAGGAAGCTAGAAGATACAGGTGGGTTCGTTTGAACCACATGATCTACGATTACTGTACCGACAAGTCGCGATACCCGGTTCCCCCACGAGAGTGCCTAGCCGGAATCTGA